TTTATGGATGAATTATATACCAAATTGATAAATGTTAAACAATAATCTCTAAGTGAGGCAAAATATAGAAATCAATTTGAAAATATTATAGGCGCTGTGAACATTCATGAAGGACCTTGTCGATCATTAACCAATTCATTGATGGATTTAACTTGAAATCCAAAGAGAGGTTGAACTATTTATTCCTAGTTTATCATAAAAAGCCTATCAAAAGCTGCAGACGTTTAATTCTATCTTAAGCAAAAGAAAACCTATTACGAAATCTGAGAGAGTGTGAATATAACCTAGGCACAAATTTTCTCAAACCAAAAGCATATTAGTTTAAGATGAAAAAGAAGTAAAGAATCCAAAACTCACATCAACTTTTGTGcttaaggaaataacacctaaaaGTGTGCTATGATGAATTGGTCCCTATAAGAAGCATATCTGCACTTAGTGGTTACCAACATATTTTCTCACTTGACAATCCTTCACAATAACAAACATTTAATTGAGCCACAAGATTCACCCTTAGAAAACCCCCGTAATAACTTGACCCCTTCAAACAAAAAACTTGCAGCTAACTACTGATCATGGCTTATGTTCATGGATTAAAATGCAGCATATGATCCTAAGAGACCAATAAATAAAGATGATAAACATGATAAGATAAGAACACGAGGCATCCTTTTTATCAGGCACAGTCACTGGATATGGTTCCTTGTTGAATCTTTGTAGTTACTTATTAGTCTAAAGCTCATCAACCTAGAGAGTGGATCTTCTTATCTACTTATTGGGACACATTTGAGACTTCACATTGCATGTTGAATTTTCTACAATTGCTAGACTACAATGGAACCAGCATAGTGTTGCTGCCTTATGTTAGTCACAACATTTTCAAAGTCATTGAGAAGGATTATAGAAGAGGAATAGGAAATCAATGAAGTTAATGTTCGCATTCTCACATGGTGAAAGGATGAGTAGATATAACTATTCCTCATAGGAAGGGACATCCAAGAAAAAGATTCAAAACTATGATGATGTACCTCATTAGAAGGGCAATCAAAGGAAGATGGCAACAACATGCTAGGAGTTGAGTTCTCTGTTAGGAGGAATGCAAAAGAATTAGGAAGTTCTAAATTAAGAGGCCTTTTATTTTATGTTTCCTAAAAATTGTAAGATTTGAGTACCCAGTGCTATGTTGGtccccttttttttttcctctcctcCCTTTTTCATCAAGTGTGGGCTTGACTGTTGGAGTGTTACATGTTTATGGGGATCCCTGTTGTATCTGACCTGGGTAAGGTCTCTTACAATGGTGTTATTTCTGGTGATATTAATTATTGTTTAGGGCAATATGTGATTTTAGGTATATGTTATCTATTTATCAAGTTTATAGGGATTACGCTATTTTGTTTCCAAGTCATGTCATGGCTGGCCCTTTAACAGAAGATCCAACACCTCTTGTTGTCTCCATCTTCATGCTTAATTAAGTTTGGTTCTCTTCACGAGCTTTTGTTAGTTGTTTGACCTGGTGCTGGATTAAAGTACTTCATGAATTTATCTATTATCTTCGTTTAGTGGGTGTATACTTAAGCATCTTGATAGTTTCCTTTATGTATACTACTGATAGGTTATATATTGAACATAACCAGTAGCTAATCTTGTGATTTGTTTTCTTTCACAGGGTGCCAACTGTCGGGGGCAAGGAGCTTGACCTTCACTGTCTTTTTGTTGAGGTAACATCCCGGGGAGGCATTGAAAAGGTAAGCCATATTGAAACTTTTGCTCAAGAATTTAAAACTTTATACTGCATTCTGGCTAACTTATTATTGTTTGCTTGACACTGACAAGCACCATATCATTTCTGTGATGTTCTCTGGAAACTCATAAGAATAGTTGGTAAATTGCCTGAAGGATATATAGAATTGAAATCATTGTTTAATATATTATGATTAAATTAGACATTAAAAAGGGTATATCTCTGAGAGTGAATGATCACTTTCTAGTGTTTGACTGGAATGTATCCACAAGTGCAGGTAAGCCTTGGCCTGCAAATAGAAATGCTGTTTCcatgattaaatattttttaacatgcAAATACTCCAGAATTTCATGCCAAGGACCATGAGCCCAGCTATGATTTAAACTGTATTCTCATTAACAAGGATGTTATCCCAACTTGTCATTCAACCAATGGGAATATTATAGAATGAGAGGTTGAAAAACTTTGCAATTTGTTGGTTGTGAACAATTGCAGTAATAAAATACCTGGCAATTGGATATTTAAGTTGAGCATTAGTTCTCGATATGATAGCTCTGTTGGCTTCATGAGTCTGTTTTAGTTAGACAGATTCACAGAACAGAATGAACTactctttcttttgttttcacaTGCTGGCATTGCGTTTAAAATTGATGTTAATGAAAATATTTCTTCTCTTTGTTGAgagtttttttgttaaatttctgTTTCCTTGGGGAAATTTGTTTAAAAAACCTGGAATATTGTTACTTTTCGAGGCCCTGATCAAGATTTATGTTGGTCGTTGCCaacaacaaaataatattttgaaattctgCATGTATTGCATCTATTTTTTTTATCTGACAGATATTGCACCATTGGTTCATGTAACTGCATTATCTTCATTGAATGATTATTCGAGAATTTATTGGTGTTAAATCATTATTTTAAGTATTTGACTAGGAAAATACAGTGATAACAATTGAACAATTCTATTTTGTTAATGAAGGCAATGAGTTACTTCAACTCCTTGTCTGCATGAAAACCGACTGACtcgttttctcttttcttttggttGTTTAGCACCACTTAAACTAATAATAGGTTATTATTGTTATTTGGCCACAGGTAATTGAAGACCGGAAATTGAAAGAAGTAACTTCTGCTTTTACTTTCTCATCCACTACCACAAGTGCATCTTACTTAGTTCGCAAAAACTACATGTCTTTGCTGCGTAATTATGAGCAAGTATATTTCTTTCGATCATCAGGTTAGACCTTCCAGTTTGTTTGCATATGCGTTAATGTGTCACAGGGCAATTGTCCTGTATCTCAACATGTTCTTGTCTTATAGCTTCCATGAACATGAGCTCGGCAACATCAGGTCTGACGGAGAGATCCTTGGAAGAAATAGAACCATCTTCTGAAACTCAGGCTATTTCACAAAAACGAAGGAGAAAAAATCGTGagtttaattattttattcatattttgcACAGGCAACTTGCACACTACTAATGCCTATGGACTCATGCATTCGGGTGAGTGTTTTCTAGGAGATCATGACAGACATTAAAAGATTAGGCATACCTTTACATTAGTTGAGGAATTCAACCCTCCACCTCTTGTATGGATCTGACACGCACTAACCAAATTACACACAAGTTTATGTTGAAGTTGTAAATGCACGATAAAGTTGGTTTCAATGAAAACCTTCTTATTCGTTTCTTTTAGCTCTATTAGGGCATAATGATAAGATGTTATTAAtttgtgattatgtgtgattgaaATGAAGAAGAGCCTCTGGAGATTTTTGTGCCCCCTAtgctctttgattttttttttattagattATAGTACGATATGAAAAGGAGTTAGTAGgaaagatgagaatgttaagatcAATGTAGAGAAACTTGATATAGCTTCAATAGTACGATTAGAAGATAGATTAAGATGATAGAAACATGTTAGAGTTAAATGCGTAAACGGTCATGAGAGATAACATGTGCTCTTGGTAATGTAAAAAGTGGTTTAAGAATCTAAGGGATCTGAGTAGTTCAATTATGACTAAGATGGTCGGGACTAATATGATTTATTGTAGTATCTCTTTGAACATTCAGCTCCTTTGATTAAGTAAAAATTATCAGCTATCGCATATCGAAAATTATGCTGACTAAACACCTGGTGAGAAGAGGCCAATATATAGATTGCTGTTTTATATCAACAAGACACTGAttctaaattatattttattaaattttttttctcatttggtATTCTTTTTTTGTGACGATAGGAAGCTTTTGCCTCCACTAGTTGGCGTAACTACCTTTTACCCTATCTCCAGGTTTGGCATCCTCATCTCCTTATCAAAAAGTTGTTGGAGTAATCGATGGAAAATTTGAGCAGGGTTACTTTGTGACTGTTACTATCGGAGCAGAAAAACTCAAAGGTGTTCTCTATCACATTCCTAGACAGACTGACATGCAACTAACAAAGCATGCAGAGGTTGTCGACAATAGCAACCTTGAGAGCCGGAATGGTGGCCGTGCTAGAAAGAAGAAGCTTAGTAAAAGCAGCCCAAATCAtccaaaaccaaaaccaaaaccAAACAAGAGCGGATACCCTTTATTCTTTGCCGAGCAGCAGGCAAAACTTAAGCCACTCTATCCTAGAAAGGGC
This genomic stretch from Zingiber officinale cultivar Zhangliang chromosome 7A, Zo_v1.1, whole genome shotgun sequence harbors:
- the LOC122002633 gene encoding high mobility group B protein 15-like, translating into MFVHLFSREPVGASKSPRSFTTPQYAFTVKESMKVRMEENERGGEVAEKGKYDLETVMVDHHYPEPLAKYEDVIADPKLFTETLEDFHSRLGTKLRVPTVGGKELDLHCLFVEVTSRGGIEKVIEDRKLKEVTSAFTFSSTTTSASYLVRKNYMSLLRNYEQVYFFRSSASMNMSSATSGLTERSLEEIEPSSETQAISQKRRRKNRLASSSPYQKVVGVIDGKFEQGYFVTVTIGAEKLKGVLYHIPRQTDMQLTKHAEVVDNSNLESRNGGRARKKKLSKSSPNHPKPKPKPNKSGYPLFFAEQQAKLKPLYPRKGREINKMIRDLWSKLPESEKDVYQDMQSYRTEIANREKLKSSQIIDAASMAHSPAEPKILQDAGQKIPNKEDNLILSNENDSSSETRDSAGKFSEDDSDIEAYPEFGGTPITSRYQMRK